The Microcoleus sp. FACHB-831 genome segment CGATGCAGTTAAACCCACAATTGCTGGAGCTGGAAACTTTCTGCGGCAATCTCATAGAAGAGATCCAGCTGAGTGCTAGCGAGAAGCACGCGATCGTTTTTACTTTTGATAGCCGATACAGCCTGGTTTACCTCGATGAAAAACTGCTGGGTCACATTCTCAGTAATTTGCTAACCAATGCTATCAAATACTCGCCTGAAGGTGGCAAGGTAAGCTTGGAAGTTTCTTGCCTGGAGCGCGAGGTAATTTTCCGGGTTACAGATGAGGGTATTGGCATTCCCTCAGAAGACCAACTCCAACTATTTGAGTCATTTCACCGAGGCGCAAATGTTGGCAAGATTCAGGGGACTGGACTGGGCTTGGCTATAGTTAAACAATGTGTTGAGCGACATGGTGGCGCGATCGCCCTAAACAGCGAAGTCGGCGCAGGTACAACTTTTATTGTTACTCTGCCGCTTTCCTCAGCTATAAGCTAGACTGGGACTATATTTGAGCGATATGAGGAGAATCCGGCGATCGCTCTTAATATATCTTTATTTCTATCTAGTGATGGAATTTGTTATGGTGTTTTAAGTCTCAATTAAATAGTAGCAAAAAGTCATATTATTAGCAACCCCCTGGTAAATTAACTTTTTTACTAATATTTTGCATAAGGTTATAAGGATAATAAATATTGGATTTCGGTTTGAATATTGCCTCTAGCGTTAATTTCCAGTGTGGCAAACATTGTGTCAGTTAGGTAGATTCTGGGACGTTGCAAGATATTTTGTAAAAATTTAAGCCTGCCAACTTGATAAGATTCGTCGGAAACCCAGGAATATTCTTGACGGATTGCTTGGGAATAACGGCGATAGTTAGATACATCTGCGCCTAATATAGACAAGTCAGCATCCATGAGAATTTGGCTATCGATGTCGTTATCGGGGTAGCGATGAGTTTTTGTTTTCAAGATAAGGTTAGTCACAGAATTTATCAGCTTTGAGGATAATTTGAAGTAGTTTAAGAGGCTGGCGGCATATTCAGCACTTTTTTCTTCGTTATCGTTAGATTTAGCGTCATAAATAACATCGTGAAACCAGGCAGCAAAAGCAATTGTGTCAGGTTCGAGAGCTAGCGATCGCAACAACTCTATTACTTGCAAAACTTGGCTAACATGATCGAGATTATGATAAAAGCGATTTGGGCTGGAGTATAAATTTGCTATATCGAGAAATGTTTGGCGAGCGATCGCGCTATTAACGCCAAAATTTTGCAGCAAGTTTTGCCAACTTAATTCGAGGCTTAAAAACA includes the following:
- a CDS encoding HD domain-containing protein produces the protein MSEFCTLFLSLELSWQNLLQNFGVNSAIARQTFLDIANLYSSPNRFYHNLDHVSQVLQVIELLRSLALEPDTIAFAAWFHDVIYDAKSNDNEEKSAEYAASLLNYFKLSSKLINSVTNLILKTKTHRYPDNDIDSQILMDADLSILGADVSNYRRYSQAIRQEYSWVSDESYQVGRLKFLQNILQRPRIYLTDTMFATLEINARGNIQTEIQYLLSL